A window of Nicotiana sylvestris chromosome 8, ASM39365v2, whole genome shotgun sequence genomic DNA:
TATTGGAGTATTCTAAAAGGTTCAGATGTGTATTCGTGGTACATGTAGTGTAAATTTGTCTATTAAATCAATTTGTAAACTAGTTTTCTTTCTTAACGATAAATTGCCTATTTTACTTTAGGAGTGCAATTAGCCCATTTCTTATAACAAAAAAATAATGTCAACATTATTACAAGGTATAGATTTGGTAGTTGTAAATAGTTTTCATAAGTCTGGACaataattggtttgattttgttCGTGTAAAACTCAATCGTCATAAGCAAATTAACAGAATAATTAGGACTTGGACTAAAAAAAATGCGTAAAAGAGGATTGGGTTTATGATTACTGATTTCGGCATTTTAAGTAGAGGATATACAAAGTTGAGTTTGCTCCGGGTGGAATAATGGTTATTTCATGAAACAAATGGTATGCATATCAGCTAATTTTCTCCCAACTTTACACGTAAACCACTTTGCAAGTTTTAAAACACATACACTTGGTCCCAAGCATAGGAAGAGAACAAACAACTTGTGAATATGGTTATCAAGCTCTAAGGCACATAATTGAATCACGGATACTGTTTTCGCGGTGtggttgtaatttttaatttcaaattaattttttattatctcattaattcttctagttgaatagttttgaggtgtgccattcacACATTTAAATCATATAACATATGGCCAACACCTAATAAATCTTGATTCTCTGAAAATCGAGGCGCACCATTCAGTAAATTCCCACGGCTCTCATATTAATATAGATATACAAATAATAaatattcgtagagaaacctttagggccgtttaaaatattatagtgtagttgtggacacgttcgcgtgacatgattacaattaTAAAGACAATTcggggtatgcgttcgcgcaacttcgagcaaatctTCTTAATAAAAATGGGTTTTCAGAGGTTATTAAATCAAATTAgttcatatagtccgaggtgtgCCGCCCATCACTTAATCATACAAAAAATGataaatgttcgtagtttgttttAAGCACGCGCAGCTTCGGCCAAATTCATTTTTATAACAAAAAATGTGTTATTAATTTAATtatgtatacgtacgcgtgacatgattccttACATAAAAaaaacgaatatacgtacgcgtgattcgtttcaagacatttctataattacaaataatcaagTTAAAAGTGGTAATTAAAGTTAAAAATACGCAATAAGTTTGAAATGTGTAATaggtcagataattaggccaagtataaattgttaagcgaccgtgctagaaccatggaattcgggagtgcctaacaccttctcccgggttaacagaattcctttctcggatttctggttcgcggactgttaaacagaatcatattttcctcgattcgggattaaaaccggtgacttgggtcaccataaaatctcccaagtggcactctgaatctttaaatgaaaTCCCGTttagattgtcctttaattggaaaaaactccttctgTGCCCCTTTGAGGCGGCGCGAgcgaagaaggaggtgtgacagctctggcgactctgctggggacatcacccagaatctctggttcagggttcaagaattcaagcttagaataattgtattatttggctttatttattatctaatttttacatgtttgtgcttaatgtgctaaatgttatttttttttaccgctttgatattatctgaattgtatatataaaactgctacgaaacccttcttctttctgagtcttctgaatttatggtgcacacgtgcgcgtggcccacctttctattagaagtcataccaaatagaacgaagttggaacaagtaactaggccgggtagactttcgtgctcccggtacgtttcccccacttcggctcaagctgtccgcttgggtaagccaggtctaaaacagtataccccaggtttttcacttagaataactcagcttcatgtcggacccctagtaggaacgtttgtttgcatcatgtgcatttgactttggagactcaacacaggggttgggtctgtctaggacaggtgcacccgaaatgaaaagaccatcctgatgcatcttacttgttatttgtgcattcatttgttttgGATTTGCATGTTGATCAGCTTATAGGAAAAGTTAGAAAATCAATGTGGGaaccgagaaagaaaattggttgttttcggaaaaaaaaattccaaaatagtttgaaattatgaaaaggaaaggaaatgtgtttttttttggttttattattacgaactacataagtttgattctcgccggatgtgaaatacgtaggcaacccacatcgggcccaaatatttaaaaaaaaagagagaaagagaaatagataataaataaataacaatatGGGTACATAAATGTCGTTGTGTTGTCATGAGTAAGGCAATGTCATTCttgtccaaaaaaaaaaatgctgaATGTCCCCAAAAAGGCGCCGGAAGgatgtttttgcaagaacagccgcttttaaaaaaaaaataaatcttcttcatcgaagtgttttttttatgaatttttgttttcaaaatgagtcttgattttgttttttttaaaattaaaatcacttgcagatacaaaatgagcaccatccaaaacccaccgttcacagatgtagatgagtttctctttaggcttcagatgtggtggtatgaattaggaggagatggtcagaaatgggtcattaagtatttgggagctctcacagatattatgaaagttaaaccacgcgatGATTTGATTACGGCCCTAGTGACTTTCTGGGACCCtattcacaatgtctttcgcttctctgatttcgagcttactcccacattagaagaaatagtTGGATATTCCGGTTTTAatggagatttgagaaaccagaatcttatattcccaaaggctccctcagtacatcgattctttggtcttctgaacatcagtaatcaaatcagaaaaagcaacgttgtcaaagggtgttgttctttcaacttcctatattcaaggttcggaaagccggatggatttgaaattcatgaaaagggccttactaacaaacaaaacaaggacacctggcagattcaccgtcgcttcgctttcatggtggcttttctgggaatcatggtcttcccaaacaaagagcggacgattgatattcgcatagccagagtcgtacaagtcctcactaccaaggaacgtcacacccttgccccgatcattctctcagacatttatcgggcgttgactttatgtaaatccgAGGAaaaattcttcgaagggtgcaatattttgttgcaaatgtggttgactgaacatctcctacatcaccccaagttcatgcagtatggtccaaacaaggacaatttcatcgagagttatgaagaaaggataaaagattataaatctccagaaggggtggaagcctggatatcctatttaata
This region includes:
- the LOC138876069 gene encoding uncharacterized protein, with protein sequence MSTIQNPPFTDVDEFLFRLQMWWYELGGDGQKWVIKYLGALTDIMKVKPRDDLITALVTFWDPIHNVFRFSDFELTPTLEEIVGYSGFNGDLRNQNLIFPKAPSVHRFFGLLNISNQIRKSNVVKGCCSFNFLYSRFGKPDGFEIHEKGLTNKQNKDTWQIHRRFAFMVAFLGIMVFPNKERTIDIRIARVVQVLTTKERHTLAPIILSDIYRALTLCKSEEKFFEGCNILLQMWLTEHLLHHPKFMQYGPNKDNFIESYEERIKDYKSPEGVEAWISYLISLMVSQIEWTLGWLPVREVIHMSTLKSYLLLLGLRSVQPYAPQRVLRQLGRYQLVPDDEDLSMQAIELHPEATLPEALIQQIWNGCRYLKDDTQVPDPAKGEINPGYARWFEKRSRVDDAPEPDLRRPIKRPHVQTFDDKIQERLAWGEKEKGYKATIHALEESMRNLNLEKDLQAQEAEGEKKSLINENKTLRAQF